DNA from Macadamia integrifolia cultivar HAES 741 chromosome 12, SCU_Mint_v3, whole genome shotgun sequence:
AAGAGTGCAGTCCAGCTTCAAAGGGGATCGCTACCATGCTGAAGTCTGCACGTGTACAGAATAAGCATttgaaaaacaacaaaaaaatcaaaggagaAAGGACAAATATTTTTATGGGCTACCAGAAGAAAATGCCTTCAACCAAGAAATCACCCACTACTTAAGCAAATACACAAGGTCACACACTTCTCTGTATTcgcttttttttcctttggctcTATACTCACTATTATTTTACCTTGATACTAGACTGTCACACTTACCACCTGGTTCAATTGAATTTTTTAGGAGTCCCCTTGGTTGGATCGACCAAACAGAGCATATATGTaagctaattgtagaaaatAAAACATCATCACAAAATGCAGGGGACTCTGTGATTCCATTTGTCAAACATTTGGGCAATGGATACGTTGCAAGAGACGGTCCTGTTTGGAGATAAATATTGAAAGTAGTTGTGCCATGTGTACAATCTTTAAAGTGGATTAGTCAACATTTAACAGAATTTTATTTCCATTGCTGCCAACCACAGCCCAAAACATACACACGTCAAGAAGGCCAAAAGGAAACTaggataagaaaataaatacctCTGAATCTTTGATTTCAGTCGTATCCTCTTCATTCTGTtcatcctcctctccttcttcttcatgctCTAGCTCCTCTTCCCTCTTTTGCAGGGTAGATCTCTCACCTTCATGCCTATCACTTTCAGACTCAGGCTCTTCTCTCTCACTGTCAGAGAAATCGTTAGGACATCTAGACGATTGAACTGATGAGAATGCTAGTTTCTGCAATATGTCTTTGTGAACCTGTAACTGATAATCCAAACATAGATTTAATTCTTCCgaaggagaagggaaaaaaatggaattctaGCAAATTGTAGATGATATTTGCAATATTGACCACTGGAAGTTCCCATTTTGCATTCAAAAATGCGCTTCTCAGCCTGTGCTTCAACTTTCTCAGCTTGCGCTTCAAATTCCAAGTCTTCCACAAAACGATCCTGAGCAGCTGAGCGACGAGGTTCATGATCTTCCTCATcctgaccaaaaaaaaaaaaaaaaaaaaaaaaaattaagcgaTGTATGACAGAAAGAACATGTGTGTCAGTATTATGCTTATACATTATCAACAAAGATTTGGACCCACTCCACTACTTGAGCTTCATCTACAAACATCATGTTTCACAACTGTCAAAACTTCATAAAGCAAAAGGCCAATGACACTGATAGATTAGGTCATGAAACCTATCTTCACCCACTAACCTACAGAACCATTGAATCCTTTTTAAAATGAGTATTCATCCAATCCCATGATATTCCATCCATAATTCTATAAATGTCAAATACCATCAATCCAAAGGTTTTGTTAGTACTTCAAAATGAGTTGTACGCACAAAAGCAAACAGTAGGTAGAACACAGTTGTAGGAGAGAATGATGCCAATCATGTACCAGCTAattgtgtcacaccccgcctccactcacctgaaggttggcgacatggacacgcacacgtgtccacaatccatccaggatccacgatgcagtactttaagttcataagattatgaaatgaattctaaaatcacatatttataatataagcaaaatatatcaactggtgatttctattgacatttaccatatttacacaaaaagaatgttttcacatcttgatcataattacagttatacCCCCAAACtgctacatctgttaagtacaaaaagaatcaaaaatagaagataataCTCCCACCCTCagcgtgctccaaatgcacaatcatcgcataTGCATCCATCATTGtgcgcaaccagctcctcatcccagaggtcacctccataGAGAGCTGGGACCTTGAtcacagtttccaaaggatttcctgaatcaacatctaaaacggggcaacaacaggaggtgagcttccacgaagcctagtgaggggtaacacacacaagcaatcatgacaattcaagaaaatgcaagtataaatattcatgcccgaccacatcaatataaatgcaattatatgagtgcaatgacatgatccatttattatcaagcaattctaagcaacaatttctaagtttaaagggggtataagtgctactgcaacgtaggtgttatccccagtcatgaatgtacattatcagtccccagggatactagctagttgcaAGTCAGAAGCGTGCCAATTCTGGAACCACATCATTACCCGgaaaacccctattaataaccctcccataataccaccacatcgaatccaacatcgtaTGTAGGGTCTATCCGTCACCAAATCAAACATCGTATAAGAGTTTGTCATGACGCTGGCATCATCGGACCTCAGTCACCAAAAATCATCCCCAATCACGGACCATCAGACGAGAGGATTACGTccccaatacgtaaacccctattggcaagggttgtagcaccagggtggttatcctagcccaatgcattctaatatgccacaacacaattcaatcacactcacacacacacacacacaccctgagcatgcagcgCTGTCGGCACccaccattggccaccctgcaccccagtcacacacacacacgcacacctacacaatcataatccacattctcatgccacatcaacactttacataaggaataatataataatatgcaaaattataaaattcatccacatatgcattatgatgcaagcattccataaaaacacacaaaatcccctcacctcgtgttctagatggcagtaaatagttgatggtttcgtgttgcgtgCTCCCGTCACTTCTcagttccactcctaggatacataatgtttttaggttattcggttattcaaAGAGTGGGACACTATGACTCATGCCCCaataaaaaggataaaaatttaactttaaaatggttcaccagTGGATGATTATCAGTGGATAAATCCGAAAGGAATGaacatcctgtaatattttcaccggtggatgcttaCCGGGATGATCATCCgtcggtgagttcaccggtggacaaatccaaaaggaatgcacatcctgtaatattttcaccggtggatggtccctgccttcaccggctgaCTGGTGACCATCAACTGGTGAAGTTAAAATCGGGGTTTTCTTGCCCAaatcagccctattggccctgtggcctctgtgtatggtggtggaaatgcatatttttcagtggggtgtcatttcccaactccattcctcccttctccctcttttctatAGTTTACAAATTTGGTTTTGTGagtttagggttggttttcatgtagggcatcctcacacacttcacttagcttagatttagtgaaattagtgagtggatcaacatagggtttcaagatacacccaatttcctcaatacacaagtctaggttaagctaaattgggAAAAACTTAGGTtgagctcatggaatggtcattaatggctcataaaatcactctcacacaccatacataggtttaatttcattttccccaacttaagattaggttaggatgttaggtcatagaggatttgttcaaattcccaaatcctagggttttgggtaggggtttcatagtgatttgtccttagacccaaggttgagtgaataaccttacCAATGTAGGtgtcttactctaatttcctcctTCCATTATAtagtctttatggttgggtaagtgaaatttggttgggtctccattacttccaataaatAGTCAAATGGGAaggagcgagagagagagagagagatatttatgtgtgtgtgttgagagatgagcatatgggcttacctcaagaatggagccctagccatcctccttcctttctcccttgctttccttcttcttcttcttcttcttctttctccctttccttctttctattttggtaggagaagaaatgaatggtaagagccctatattatagccacttaagtcccactaagggctatttggggaattaatgggtttttacccaataccgggttattccgCTATTCGGCAGTAACGGCCCACTTTGATcccgccacattaatcaactccctaacacaTTGTTCCAACAATGTGGATGGGTTTAGGGTGCATGATCGTGAGGTATTGGGTCCCACGGTGAGATAACCCAAAACTGGCCTGTGCACTCACCGTATGGtattcaccggtggatgctccatccgtCGGTGACCATTAGCCGGTGAATGCTGAACtagtcactttgtatggagatctctcctcagtttgagtggggccttctccagggtttctagtgtgtgtgaggttcaactgacctttcccttcgggtctggaatcccttccaattacttaagcatgggtagtaggtacaagtggggtcgcccttccttcctcggcaTAAGGCGGATGCAACCCAGtactcactggtactggtgtcctccggtgTCACACCTGATCATTAAAATAGggagttttagggttcgggtataacaaATTGAAGGTCCAAACCTTACATTCAGCAACCACCCAACACAAAATTTGGCTCCTATTGGTTTCAATCGATTTTAAGTCGACAATTGTTAGAAGAGTCTCCCTTATACATATTCTGACCCGCCCAAGGCTTCTTTAAGTTCTTATACTGTCTTCTTATTACGAGCTAgccaaacacaagaagagactacaaggaaaataaagaaaaggcaaAGATCGAGCATGTGCTTGatacaaattaaaattaaactgtACAATATAGGTTTAATCATCTCCAGTTGTCTTTGGAAGTTTGCAAGTCCTTAATCAACCTTCTTCTGATTCTGCAAATTAGAAGTTTACAAATAAAACATGAAATTTGAAGTATCACTCAAATTAACTAGAAGTAATACATACCATGTATGACTTCCATGTTATCTTCCTTGTACACTTCAAGAGGCGAGCCATGCGAAGATAAAAGCAACTCACGATGCTTTGGTAACCTTAGAGTTTTAGGGGTCATGCCAACCAATAACCTGTGGTTTTCCAATAGTTTTGAGCTGATTCTTATTTCTTATTCTAGTATTTGGTTGAATGCCTCGAATGTGCACTCGGTGGCCTACCTCATTCTGTAATCACAGATGAGAAACCACAGGTGCATGGTGAGATGCTTTTATCTGTGTGTGGCTCGCCTCTCGGAGTGTATCTTTCTAGGAGATATATTTGATTGCTTGCAGTGAAAACAAACCTTTTGGATGATGCAAACTTGCATATGAGTCTATGACTACTCCTCCAGAATCTAGAAAACAAACAGAAGTTTAAAAAGACGAGGAAGATACTAACTGAAAGGTGAACCCACAAGTTCACATATCTCCAACttccttccctctccctctcatccATCTGGACCTTATCAAGCCTAGAGTGTGAGGCTGCAAAAGAATCTACCACCCAATCATATAAGTTATGTCACAATATTTGCACTTACAAAAGACCTTCCATTCTTCTCATAAAAATCCCAAAGAAATTAGGAAACAATAGGGTCTTCCCAAACTTAGATCTAGTCCAGTACCACCAAACCCCCTTCACCGGGATGTGAGTGTGATGTAGTTAATAATGTTGAAATTTTTTAGGACACCTTCTGATAAGCTGACAATAAGTCCTATGAAACACCCTAGTTTCCCACCCAAACAGCCTGAAACAAGCTATGCTAGCAATGAAAAGTGCCCTCCTTTCTCCTAGAACACAATACCCAATTATCCATCAAGGCATTATTCATCTCACTCACCGAACAGATATCACACTTATGGGCTCATCTATCACTACTTCAATTCCAACCGCCAGCTTATTATCGGACCATGTAAGAGAAGAACCACCCattactcctctctctctctctctcacatgcaAGTTTTCTAGTTAATACCTTTTGAACCTCCAAATAAGTTCTTTTAAACCAGAGCATCGGCATGAACTATTGTCATGGATTCGGGTTTAACACTCTTTCCACTCACATCTAGTAGGTTCATTGAATTGTCTTATAAATCCCATTGTTAAACAACAAACAAGCCATTAACACCGTTAgctaaaaaaataatcataaaataTAGGGTTTGACGAGGCTTACATTAGAAAATGCCATTGAATATGGTTTCGCTCCAAGCTTAGTGACTTTTAGATTCTATAAAAGTTTCCAAAATGGCTAGTTACTTCATCTAAGAGTGCAGTTGGCAAAATGCATCCATCTGGAATCAAAATGGAcatgagaaacaaaaacaagaactaAAGTAATCAACCACAATACTTGCTTGGGGCTGCAAAAACATGATAATATGAATTTAGTTTCTAATAGAAAGTACCTATAAAGAATACAAAGGACACATAGAAATACAAACAACTACCAACTTGTGTGCATTGCAAGTGTAATACTCATTTACCAAACCATTCGTGAGTCCAACCCAAAAACCAatcccaaccaaaaaaaattgtttgcaCACCGAAGTTAATGTACTCAACTacaatgatgaacaaatatcAATTAGTCTTAAGAGCATCTCAGTCTTAGCTGGACATTTAAAATCATATGAGCAAAATAATTGATGTTGCTTACCAGTTCACATCCTTTAGATATCCAaaattaaagattttgaagTGCAAGAAAACTAATGAGGGCAGATCCAATTGTCATAAAAACAGTTGATATAATGAGTTGTCTCTATCCATGTCCTTCCCTTTTGATCCTTCGGTCCTAAACCCTTTAAATTCTTTGACTTGCGGACCTCCCACCCTGATTTCCAACTTCTGGTATAGTGTGCCTGGAATATCCCCACCCCCTGTTCCTtacccccccctccccctccccctccttgcttttgctAAGAAGCTTAAGAATGTTAAATCCACCTTAAAGCTTTGGAACTCCTCCACCTTTGGGAATATCTCTTCCCAGGTTTCTATGGGTTAGGAAATTCTCCTCTCCATCCAATCCAATCCTAACTTCAACTTGATCTC
Protein-coding regions in this window:
- the LOC122057422 gene encoding uncharacterized protein LOC122057422 isoform X1, which gives rise to MRKIMNLVAQLLRIVLWKTWNLKRKLRKLKHRLRSAFLNAKWELPVLQVHKDILQKLAFSSVQSSRCPNDFSDSEREEPESESDRHEGERSTLQKREEELEHEEEGEEDEQNEEDTTEIKDSEEPRRSKGSRGCLKHTEVESDANSCPRKTTSLHRMTVVFDSDEE
- the LOC122057422 gene encoding probable ATP-dependent RNA helicase ddx56 isoform X3; the protein is MRKIMNLVAQLLRIVLWKTWNLKRKLRKLKHRLRSAFLNAKWELPVLQVHKDILQKLAFSSVQSSRCPNDFSDSEREEPESESDRHEGERSTLQKREEELEHEEEGEEDEQNEEDTTEIKDSEEWRRKQRIREQVEVQKPISSYGEETKRYYDAKR
- the LOC122057422 gene encoding probable ATP-dependent RNA helicase ddx56 isoform X2, whose translation is MRKIMNLVAQLLRIVLWKTWNLKRKLRKLKHRLRSAFLNAKWELPVLQVHKDILQKLAFSSVQSSRCPNDFSDSEREEPESESDRHEGERSTLQKREEELEHEEEGEEDEQNEEDTTEIKDSEDEDDHEPRCSATQDHLWKIWKLKYMLIGEPEPSWCRRSF